A portion of the Paenibacillus hamazuiensis genome contains these proteins:
- a CDS encoding MATE family efflux transporter gives MGSSNTKTRMHALLEKYFSGESIDYRQIVSLFTPILVDQAFLVCLSLVNTAMISSSGVAAVSAVNMVDSVNIFLINVFVAVATGGTVVVAQYKGSGNDSMVTKAASSTISAVTLFALCISVLIVLFFHPILKLLFGSAEADVFDHAGVYLVGNGISFVGIAIKEAISGALRGIGKTKVTLTLSLIMNFSYVFLNVVFINVLDMGVLGMTVAVNVSRYLAAICAIYYLVRLDDSLRFRIRDAFYLNMAMFKKILFVGLPFAAEQMFFNGGKILTQIFIVSLGTYAIAVNAIGSTFAMVYQIAPAALSTTTVTVVGQCIGRGNIRDARKFTKSFLWLASVSFVLMTAILLPLYRPLVGLFHPPEEIVDELFTLTLINAIAQIPLWPISFLLPAALRAAGDSRFTSMMSMLSMWLFRVVLGYVFGIVLRLGVIGVWLAMQLEWGVRGTIFLLRFRGEKWYRHRLVEPEGEEGK, from the coding sequence ATGGGATCATCCAATACTAAAACCCGAATGCATGCGTTGTTGGAAAAATACTTTTCCGGAGAGTCGATCGACTACCGGCAAATCGTATCTTTGTTTACGCCGATTTTGGTGGACCAGGCTTTCCTGGTATGCCTCAGTCTGGTGAACACCGCCATGATCAGCTCGTCGGGTGTGGCGGCGGTCAGCGCGGTCAATATGGTCGACTCGGTCAATATTTTTCTGATCAACGTCTTTGTCGCCGTGGCGACCGGGGGAACGGTCGTTGTGGCGCAGTATAAAGGAAGCGGCAACGATTCCATGGTGACCAAGGCCGCCTCCAGCACGATTTCCGCCGTCACGTTGTTTGCGCTGTGCATCAGCGTGCTCATCGTGCTCTTTTTCCATCCGATTCTAAAGCTGCTGTTCGGATCGGCGGAGGCGGACGTATTTGATCATGCCGGAGTTTATCTCGTGGGCAACGGCATCTCGTTTGTCGGCATTGCGATCAAAGAAGCGATCAGCGGCGCGCTTCGCGGCATCGGCAAGACGAAGGTAACCTTGACGCTGTCTTTGATCATGAACTTTTCCTATGTGTTTTTAAACGTCGTCTTCATCAACGTGCTGGATATGGGCGTGCTTGGCATGACCGTGGCGGTGAATGTTTCCCGTTATTTGGCCGCTATCTGCGCGATTTATTATCTCGTCCGGTTGGACGACAGCCTGCGATTCCGCATTCGGGACGCCTTTTATCTCAATATGGCGATGTTCAAAAAAATATTGTTCGTCGGCTTGCCCTTCGCCGCGGAGCAGATGTTTTTTAATGGGGGCAAAATTTTGACCCAAATTTTCATCGTCAGCCTGGGCACTTATGCTATCGCGGTCAATGCGATCGGCTCGACCTTTGCGATGGTGTACCAGATTGCGCCGGCCGCGTTATCGACGACGACGGTCACGGTGGTCGGGCAGTGCATCGGCAGGGGAAATATCCGGGATGCGCGGAAATTCACGAAGTCGTTTCTGTGGCTGGCGTCCGTTTCTTTTGTCCTGATGACCGCGATTCTCCTTCCGCTGTACAGGCCGCTTGTCGGGCTGTTCCACCCGCCGGAAGAGATTGTGGACGAGCTTTTCACGCTGACCTTGATCAACGCGATCGCTCAAATCCCGCTCTGGCCGATCAGCTTCCTGCTGCCGGCGGCGCTGCGGGCGGCGGGCGATTCCCGGTTCACTTCAATGATGTCGATGCTGTCGATGTGGCTGTTCCGGGTCGTGCTCGGATATGTGTTCGGTATCGTTCTTAGGCTCGGTGTGATCGGGGTTTGGCTTGCGATGCAGCTCGAATGGGGCGTGCGGGGCACGATCTTTTTGCTGCGTTTTCGTGGGGAGAAGTGGTACAGGCACCGGCTGGTCGAGCCGGAGGGCGAGGAAGGAAAATAA
- a CDS encoding NUDIX hydrolase, with protein MSAVIDKIAWIHIIDGRILGARSVGKTAFYFPGGKRETGKTDTETLLREIEEELTVRLKKETIEYFGTFEAQADGKPEGQLVRMTCYTADYSGELSPASEIAEIAWLTYEDRERVSAVNKIIFDRLREMKRIAPYL; from the coding sequence ATGTCCGCTGTCATCGATAAAATCGCCTGGATTCACATAATCGACGGCCGTATCTTGGGAGCGCGGTCCGTGGGGAAAACCGCTTTTTATTTTCCGGGAGGAAAACGGGAAACGGGGAAAACGGATACGGAAACACTTCTGCGGGAAATCGAGGAGGAGCTGACCGTTCGGCTGAAAAAGGAAACGATCGAGTACTTCGGCACTTTCGAGGCGCAGGCGGACGGCAAGCCGGAGGGGCAGCTTGTGCGCATGACTTGTTACACCGCCGATTACTCAGGGGAGCTGTCCCCGGCTTCCGAAATCGCCGAAATCGCTTGGTTAACCTACGAGGACCGGGAGCGTGTGTCCGCGGTGAACAAGATCATTTTCGACCGGCTCCGCGAGATGAAGCGGATTGCGCCTTATTTGTAA
- a CDS encoding RtcB family protein, with product MIEQFYRQVQLPSGVVHVYAGEDLFKSLDYKVFEMANNNLQIPNQVYMSYTPDVHVGVGTCIGTTAVWNTSGGYVSPSIVGSDIGCGMRVHLTNLHKDELKDVKLRRKLVKAIEKYLPIEDHARGHFSDIRLEHVVKKGLHGLPKKYIPDGYTPRKATSLTHVERSKFHLDEEALDLFPEQVWHRSHRQLGTLGNGNHFVEIQSVEIAEERREIAGKWGMFDGQAAVMIHSGSRAWGGSVSQYCGSLLAKMMRAEGLGTADPKLLFAPLEHPLARKYVNLMYSALNYAVVNRHLIAYAVREAGKDVFGHKFEMTTLYDLMHNYAWEEEHEGQSFFVHRKGATRALPPGHPDNPEPYVETGHPALIPGSMGTASYIMVGAPGGRDNFYSICHGAGRIRSRSATKKLVTLNEFSSSLKVGTDEEIVVNQKSLESILDESPQAYKDVDQIIDSVVGAGLAHVVAKCKPMATVKGA from the coding sequence ATGATAGAACAATTTTACCGGCAAGTACAGCTCCCCTCGGGGGTTGTGCATGTGTATGCAGGCGAGGACCTGTTTAAATCGTTGGATTACAAAGTGTTCGAGATGGCAAACAACAACCTGCAAATTCCGAACCAAGTGTATATGAGTTATACCCCCGACGTGCATGTTGGCGTAGGGACGTGCATCGGTACTACGGCGGTGTGGAACACCTCTGGCGGCTACGTATCGCCTTCGATCGTCGGGAGCGATATCGGCTGCGGCATGAGGGTTCATTTAACCAACCTGCATAAGGATGAGCTGAAGGACGTAAAGCTGCGGCGCAAGCTGGTCAAGGCGATTGAAAAATATTTGCCGATTGAGGACCATGCGAGGGGGCATTTCTCGGACATTCGGCTGGAGCATGTGGTGAAAAAAGGGCTTCACGGGCTGCCGAAAAAATATATCCCGGACGGCTACACGCCGCGCAAGGCGACGTCGCTGACCCATGTGGAGCGGAGCAAATTCCATCTGGACGAAGAGGCGCTGGACCTGTTCCCGGAGCAGGTGTGGCACCGTTCGCACCGCCAGCTTGGAACGCTGGGCAACGGCAACCATTTTGTCGAGATTCAGTCCGTTGAAATTGCCGAAGAACGGCGGGAGATTGCCGGGAAATGGGGAATGTTCGACGGGCAGGCGGCGGTTATGATCCACTCGGGATCACGGGCGTGGGGCGGCTCCGTCAGCCAATACTGCGGCAGTCTCTTGGCGAAAATGATGCGTGCGGAAGGGCTCGGCACGGCTGACCCGAAGCTGCTGTTCGCTCCGCTCGAACATCCGCTGGCCCGGAAGTACGTGAATCTGATGTACTCCGCTTTGAATTACGCCGTCGTGAACCGGCATCTTATTGCCTACGCCGTCCGGGAGGCGGGCAAAGACGTATTCGGCCATAAATTCGAGATGACGACGTTATACGATCTTATGCATAACTACGCATGGGAAGAGGAGCATGAAGGACAGTCCTTTTTCGTCCATCGAAAAGGAGCTACCCGGGCGCTCCCGCCGGGCCACCCGGACAATCCGGAGCCGTATGTGGAAACGGGGCATCCCGCGTTGATCCCGGGTTCGATGGGGACCGCTTCCTACATCATGGTAGGAGCTCCCGGCGGAAGGGACAATTTTTATTCCATCTGTCATGGGGCAGGACGAATCCGCTCGCGCAGCGCGACGAAGAAATTGGTAACGCTGAACGAGTTTTCGTCATCGCTGAAAGTCGGAACGGACGAGGAGATCGTGGTCAACCAGAAATCGTTGGAATCGATTTTGGATGAATCGCCGCAAGCTTATAAGGATGTGGATCAAATTATCGATAGCGTCGTCGGGGCGGGTTTGGCTCATGTTGTGGCCAAGTGCAAGCCGATGGCGACGGTGAAAGGCGCTTAA
- a CDS encoding VOC family protein yields MCGWLKDKFGVSWQIIPANLSEMISDTDPKKSERVTKALLQTKSKIDINALLQAYKGSHP; encoded by the coding sequence GTGTGCGGCTGGCTGAAGGACAAGTTCGGCGTATCGTGGCAAATTATCCCTGCCAATTTATCCGAAATGATCAGCGACACCGACCCGAAAAAGTCGGAAAGAGTAACTAAAGCTTTGCTCCAAACGAAAAGCAAAATTGACATAAACGCTTTATTGCAGGCGTATAAGGGTAGCCATCCATAA
- a CDS encoding MFS transporter: MLPSESPSVIRLPSFAKAWAARILSTTSFQMLSVAIGWQMYVLTDDAFSLGLVGLAQFVPMLLLTLLVGHAADRFDRRKIVLICQLCEGAVAAFLVVGNHAGWLGREQILLAAAVIGACRAFEGPTLSALVPELVPKELLQQASAWSASAGQTAQILGPTLGGLLFALGPSTVYVTSAVALAAAAALIGWVRMERSERRVEPMSLRSLFSGLAFVIRHKVILGTISLDLFAVLLGGATALLPIFARDILHTGPWGLGLLRTAPAVGALLMSLVLAHYPLRRALGPTLFGALGVFGASTILFALSTSLYVSLIALFLIGASDVISVVIRSTLVQLNTPNEMRGRVNAVNSLFIGTSNQLGEFESGMMAGLLGAVNATFIGGIGTIAVAGLWMYVFPSLRRLRTFSDDR; the protein is encoded by the coding sequence TTGTTACCTTCCGAAAGTCCATCCGTCATTCGCCTGCCGTCTTTCGCCAAAGCATGGGCGGCCCGCATCTTGTCGACGACTTCGTTCCAGATGCTGTCGGTGGCGATCGGATGGCAAATGTACGTGCTGACGGACGATGCTTTCAGTCTCGGGCTTGTCGGACTGGCCCAGTTTGTGCCGATGCTGCTGCTGACGCTGCTGGTGGGGCATGCGGCGGACCGGTTCGACCGGCGAAAAATCGTGCTCATCTGCCAGCTGTGCGAAGGGGCCGTCGCTGCGTTTCTCGTCGTCGGCAACCATGCCGGCTGGCTCGGGCGCGAGCAAATTTTGCTGGCCGCCGCCGTGATCGGCGCCTGTCGCGCCTTCGAAGGGCCGACGTTGTCCGCGCTCGTGCCGGAGCTGGTGCCGAAGGAGCTGCTCCAGCAGGCGTCCGCCTGGTCGGCGTCGGCCGGGCAAACGGCGCAGATCCTTGGCCCGACGCTGGGCGGGCTGCTCTTTGCGCTCGGGCCGTCGACGGTGTACGTCACGTCGGCGGTGGCGCTTGCGGCGGCGGCCGCTCTGATCGGCTGGGTCCGCATGGAACGGAGCGAACGAAGGGTGGAGCCGATGTCGCTGCGCTCCCTGTTTTCCGGACTCGCCTTCGTCATTCGCCATAAGGTGATCCTGGGCACGATATCGCTCGATCTGTTTGCGGTACTCTTGGGCGGAGCGACGGCGCTTTTGCCGATTTTTGCGCGGGATATTTTACATACGGGGCCTTGGGGGCTCGGACTGCTGCGTACGGCGCCGGCGGTCGGGGCTTTGCTTATGTCGCTCGTGCTCGCGCATTATCCGCTGAGAAGGGCGCTCGGACCGACCTTGTTCGGGGCCTTGGGGGTTTTCGGAGCGTCGACGATCCTTTTTGCGCTTTCGACGAGCCTGTACGTGTCGCTGATCGCGTTGTTTTTGATCGGCGCCTCGGACGTGATCAGCGTCGTGATCCGCTCTACGCTGGTGCAGCTGAATACGCCGAACGAGATGCGGGGCCGGGTGAATGCGGTCAACTCGCTGTTCATCGGCACCTCCAACCAGCTCGGCGAATTCGAGTCGGGCATGATGGCCGGGCTTCTCGGAGCCGTTAACGCCACGTTCATCGGCGGCATCGGAACGATTGCGGTGGCCGGTCTGTGGATGTATGTATTCCCGTCGCTCCGGCGGCTGCGCACTTTTTCGGATGACAGGTGA
- a CDS encoding ADP-ribosylglycohydrolase family protein, translated as MNLYTKIKGGLYGVAVGDALGGTTEFMTRKEIQQTHGYLTKMIGGGVWDLTPGEVTDDTMMTLCVAEGILENPHNPMTAIGERFLEWYRSNPKDIGNIIRRVLGTYKGNWYEAAFLADLDLGQSAGNGSLMRCLPVGLIYPNVTDIEKISRMQSKMTHYDERCNQACEIYNRIVFRLLNGESLANAIGSEIADTEYEDLLEDEPACEPSGFVVHTFRWVLHILLTSGSFTEAVQRAANVGGDTDTIAAITGGIAGVYYGFESIPREYSDVILIKERLDRLTERIIETREAMINDLSEQE; from the coding sequence ATGAACCTCTACACCAAAATCAAAGGCGGGCTTTATGGCGTAGCTGTCGGGGATGCGCTGGGCGGGACGACGGAGTTTATGACCCGCAAAGAAATTCAGCAAACTCACGGTTACCTCACAAAAATGATCGGTGGAGGGGTTTGGGACCTGACGCCGGGGGAAGTGACCGACGATACGATGATGACGTTGTGTGTAGCCGAAGGAATCCTCGAGAATCCCCACAATCCTATGACGGCTATTGGCGAAAGGTTTCTTGAGTGGTATCGATCGAATCCCAAAGATATTGGGAATATCATTCGCAGAGTACTTGGCACCTATAAGGGAAATTGGTATGAGGCCGCTTTTCTCGCAGATCTGGATCTGGGGCAAAGCGCCGGAAACGGGTCGCTCATGCGTTGTCTCCCCGTCGGGTTAATATATCCCAATGTCACGGATATTGAAAAGATATCTCGCATGCAGTCGAAAATGACACACTATGACGAGCGGTGCAATCAAGCCTGCGAAATATACAATCGAATCGTCTTTAGACTTTTAAACGGCGAGTCGTTAGCCAACGCTATCGGGAGTGAAATTGCGGATACGGAATACGAGGATTTGCTCGAAGATGAACCTGCCTGTGAACCGAGCGGCTTTGTCGTTCATACGTTTCGTTGGGTGCTTCACATCCTGCTTACGAGCGGATCGTTCACTGAAGCCGTTCAACGGGCGGCAAATGTCGGAGGAGATACCGATACGATCGCCGCAATTACAGGCGGGATAGCCGGCGTTTATTACGGATTCGAAAGCATCCCCCGCGAGTACTCGGACGTTATTTTGATCAAAGAGCGGTTGGACCGACTGACGGAGCGGATCATAGAGACAAGGGAAGCCATGATAAATGATCTGTCCGAACAGGAGTAA
- a CDS encoding NUDIX hydrolase, which translates to MTDLSVLRDRNGLTEKEYLQSYDASIYERPSVTVDMLIFTVMDKEQDNYRKLSEKSLQLLLIKRGEHPFLGRWALPGGFVSVHESIDDAAQRELKSETNIDNVYMEQLFTWGDVNRDPRTRVISCSYMALADRTEMDIQAGDDAEDAKWFEVTYEVFQEKKTNLSEGREIEKLVKIALQNESEILTATVKIVQTTVGRSSRISREIVESQGLAFDHAKIIEYGIERLRNKIEYTDIAFNLMPPLFTLSELQQVYEVILGKELLAAAFRRKIAAMVTETNEFTKDAGHRPSKLYRFNPNWNRN; encoded by the coding sequence ATGACGGATCTATCGGTGCTCCGTGACCGGAATGGACTGACCGAGAAGGAGTACTTACAGTCGTATGATGCAAGTATCTATGAACGTCCTTCCGTTACGGTGGATATGCTTATTTTTACCGTTATGGATAAAGAGCAGGATAACTACAGGAAGCTTTCGGAAAAATCGTTGCAGCTGCTGCTTATCAAGAGGGGGGAGCACCCGTTTCTTGGCCGGTGGGCATTGCCCGGAGGGTTCGTGTCCGTTCACGAAAGTATTGATGATGCTGCGCAGCGCGAATTGAAGAGCGAAACCAACATCGACAATGTGTACATGGAGCAATTATTTACGTGGGGAGACGTCAATCGCGATCCGCGAACGCGGGTCATTAGCTGCTCTTACATGGCTCTTGCGGATCGAACTGAAATGGATATTCAGGCCGGGGATGACGCGGAAGATGCGAAGTGGTTCGAAGTAACATACGAGGTGTTTCAAGAGAAAAAAACCAACTTGAGTGAAGGCCGTGAAATCGAGAAACTCGTGAAAATCGCCCTTCAGAACGAATCCGAGATATTGACTGCCACCGTAAAAATCGTACAGACCACCGTCGGTCGTTCATCGAGAATAAGCCGCGAGATCGTAGAGTCGCAGGGGCTTGCATTCGATCATGCGAAAATTATCGAATACGGCATTGAGCGCCTGCGAAACAAGATTGAATATACGGATATCGCCTTTAATCTGATGCCGCCGCTATTCACTTTATCCGAGCTTCAGCAGGTTTACGAGGTGATACTGGGAAAAGAGCTTTTGGCGGCGGCGTTCCGAAGAAAAATTGCAGCAATGGTGACGGAAACGAATGAATTTACAAAGGATGCGGGGCATCGTCCGTCCAAGTTGTACCGTTTTAACCCGAATTGGAACCGAAACTGA